The following coding sequences lie in one Methylotenera versatilis 301 genomic window:
- a CDS encoding YfiR/HmsC family protein: MKIENKRIVFEVDTVAAKKSGLHLNSRLLSLAKTVY; encoded by the coding sequence ATGAAGATTGAAAATAAACGTATCGTTTTTGAGGTTGATACAGTAGCCGCTAAAAAATCAGGTCTGCATTTGAATTCAAGACTTCTAAGTTTAGCAAAAACAGTCTATTAA